The DNA window AACGGACGGGTCCCCGAACTGAAGCGTGTCTGTGCCGCCTATCGGGCAAGACAATTCATCAACTTGGACATGGACGGCACGACGATCGATTCGCCTAGGGCCTGGACCCGAGAGTAACAAGGTCGAAAGGTTGCGTGGTCGACCCAGGCGTTGCGGACCCGCTCCCGTCGATTGGGCGGGGCTGTCTTCCGTTTGGCGGGTGCAACCCAGGAAGGGGGTCTGGTCCGTCTCCCGGATCGGCATCGTCCCTGGCCGGTTCCGGGTATCCGCTGAACGAGATGACCGGCAGCCTGCATGTGCATTTGAAGGACGAGGACAGAAGACGAAAACAAACCGTGCCCTGGGGCTGCCGCTTTCCGGACGAAGAGGCCCCAAGGGTCGCTCAGCGGAAGTCTTTGAGGGGACTCCCTTCGTGTAATCAAACCCCATTCACCGTGAATTACGTCCGCAGCGCCCTCACCTACGGCGCGATTTTTTGCCTGATCGGCCTGCTTCTCTTGTTTTTCGGCGGCCTCTTGCTCGGTGGGGAGTCCCGCCTGCCGGCGCCCCGTGGGGGCTGGGCGGGGGGAGGAGCCGGCGTGGACCCCGTCCGGGCCGGCATGCTGTTCGTGGCACTGGGGGCCGGGCTGGGCATGCTGGTGGCCCTGTGGGTGCAGGCGTCCTGGGGCGAGACCGCCGCGGTTCTCGTCATCATCGCCGGGGGAATCTGGGCCTTTGGGCCGGCGGGGGTCAACGAGGTCGGGGAGGTGCTGTGGCGGATCGGCCGGGTGTGGAACGGCATTCTGGAGTGGGGCCCCGATCCGGGGTGGGGGCCGTAACACCCAGTCCGGAGGGGTCATTCCTGTCCGCCCCGCATGAAGGCCCTCAGGACCCGGCTCTGCCTCTTGAGGTACGTCGTGTCCGTCTCTGTGATTTTTGACATCGCCTCGTCGGGCACTTCGTAGATCACCTGCCGGCCGCGTCGCAGTGCCCAGGCGGCTACGGGGTGGCCCTCGCAGGACTCCCCCCGGCGCGTCGCCCGCGCCACGGCGGCCCGGCGCACGTTCAGGTGGCGGGCAAGCTCCGACTGAATGAGTCGCTGCATGGTTGCTGGAAGACGGTCAAGGAAGGAAAGGAGCTGAGCGCGGTGCGGCGGGGCGGGCACGTTTGCCGGGACCCTGCGTGCCCCGGGCCCGCTCTGATGCCTCGTCATCGTCGAGACCACGGTCTCAGGAGGATGCGCAAGGAATCTCAGTTCTGAGGCGCCCGGGAGGTTCCCCGCCTGGGGCACAGCTACACGGGGCGACTGTCACCATCCGGGGAAAAGAGACCCGCCCGCAGTCCGTTTTCGTGCCGCTCTGTCCCCTGGGGCCGGCTCAGATTCCGTGGGGGCGGCGCGAGGGCTGAAAATGCTGAGCTCCCTTCAGCAGGTGTGGAAAGCGGTACAGACTTGTAACAAACCCGCCTCCGTCCCTTCCGGCTGCGTTTACGCGCTTGTCAGAGGGGGACGAACCGTTCAACCCGGCCTTGCCCCCTCCTTCCTCAGAAACGTAGGAGGCATGCCCCCGTGAATGAAAGAGAATTTGACCCGGCGGCCCCACCTATCGCGGTGGCGTAGAGCCACGGGGCCGCCGTGGATTCGTGCCGAATTCTCCGTTCCGAACCTGACGCTCCTCCAACCGATGAGAGCCGCCGTCTTCCACGAGCCGGGCGACATCCGCGTCGAGGATGTGCCCGACCCCAGCATCGAAGCGCCCACCGACGCCATCCTGCGCATCACCCGCACGGCGATCTGCGGGTCGGACCTGTGGTTCTACCGTGGGCACCGGGACTACGAGGCCGGCTGGCGCACGGGCCACGAGCCGATGGGGGTGGTTGAGGACGTGGGGAGCGAGGTGCGCTCTCTGGAGCCCGGAGACCGCGTGCTCGCGCCCTTCGCGATCAGCGACGGCACCTGTGAGTTTTGCCGGCAGGGGCTGCACACCTCCTGCGTGCACGGCAACGTCTGGGCCGCAGAACATGACGGCGCCCAGGGGGAGGCCGTCCGCGCCCCGCAGGCCGACGGAACGCTCGTCAAAATCCCTGAACGCGCAGAGGGGGACGCGTCGCTGCTCCGGGCGCTGTTCCCACTGACCGATGTGATGGGCACGGGGCACCACGCGGCCGTGTCGGCGGGCGTGGAGGCCGGCTCGACCTGTGTGGTCGTTGGCGACGGGGCCGTGGGGCTCTGTGCCGTGCTGGCCGCCCAGCGGCTCGGGGCCGAGCGCATCATTGCGATGGGCCACCACGAGGAGCGGCTCGAGAAGGCCCGCGGCTTCGGCGCAACGGACATTGTCTCTAGCCGCGGGGAAGAGGCGGTCGAGGAGGTTCGAGAAATGACGCGTGGGGGCGCACGTCACGTCATGGAGTGTGTTGGCGCGGCCTCGGCGATCGAAACGGCGATCAGCGTATGCCGGCCGGGAGGGACGATCGGCTACGTCGGGGTTCCGTTCGGGGCCGAGGACGGAGGGCTGGACATGTTCCGGCTCTTTCGGGAGAACATCACGCTTCAGGGCGGCATCGCGCCGGTGCGGGCGTACATCCCCGAGCTGATGGACGACGTCCTCGACGGGACGCTCGACCCGTCGCCCGTCTTCGACACGACCATCGGCCTGGAGGAGGTGCCCGACGGCTACGCCGCGATGGACGAGCGGGAATCCATCAAAGTGATGGTGGAGCTGTAGCGGGGCCCCGACGCGCCGGTTCCTCTCGGGGAGCCTGGGGTCACACCTCTGCCTGCGTCCTGCCTCCCCCGAAGTCATCAATCACGGCGATGCCCGTGCCGGCGAAGTCGCCCATCTGCCGCAGGCGATCGGCCGCCTCCGGAAGCGAGATCGTCTGCCGGACGAGCTGACGGGGATGGAGGCGGCCCGTCTCGATCATGTTGAAGAGGGCCGGATAGCGGTGGGCCTGCAGGCCGTGTGCGCCGCGCACCTCCAGCTCGTCGGCCACCACGCGGTCGAAGGGAATGGCGGTGCGTGCGTGCTCGCCCATCAGGAGGCCGACCTGGACGTGCCGGCCGTGCGTTCGCAGGTTCGCTACGGAGTTGCGGCACGTGTCCGGGCTGCCCAGGGCGTCGAGGGAGAGGTGGGCGCCGCCCCTGGTGGCCTCGCGGACGGCGGCGGCCACGTTCTCGGTGTCGTCGGCGTTGATCGTGCGGCTGGCCCCCACCTCGTCGGCGAGCGCGAGGGCCGGATCGGCAACGTCCACCGCGACGACCCGGGCGCCGGCGGCTTGGGCAATCATGACGGCCGACAGGCCCACGCCGCCGCACCCGTGGACGGCCACCCACTCGCCGCTGCGCACCGCTCCCTGGTCGACCACGGCCCGGAAGGCGGTGGCGAAGCGGCAGCCGAGGCTCGCCCCGGTGACTGCGTCGATCGACCCCGGAAGGCGGACCAGGTTCTCGTCGGCGTAGTCGATGCCCACGTACTCGGCGAAGGCCCCCGGGGCCGAAAAGCCGGGTTGAAACTGATGGGGGCACACCTGATGCTGGCCGGCGCGGCACTGGGCGCATGTGCCGCAGCCGCCCACGAACGGCACCGTCACGCGCTCCCCCCCAGACCACTCCTCTACACGGTCCCCGACCGCCGTCACGATCCCCACGACCTCGTGCCCCGGCACGTTCGGCGGGGTGATCATCGGGTCGTGCCCCTTCCAGCCGTGCCAGTCGCTCCGGCACACCCCACACGCAAGCACCTGCAGCACGACGCCCCGCGGCGTAGGGGTGGGCCGTGAAACCGTCCGGAGCGTCAGGGGCGCGTCAAAATCGTCGTAGACGAGGGCGTTCATGAAAACAGTGGGACACGGCAGAAAACGGGCGATCCCCTATACGAGAGCGCCGGAGCCGTGATGCAGGCGGGGAACGACCGTTGGGGGAGGGGAGGGACAGCGAACCCCGAGACGCGCCTGGGCCAGTGGGCTGGGACGGGACGGGATACGGGGCCCGGCCGACCGCCTAGGAAAACGAAAACAGCTGCAGGGACGAGAGGTACTGGCCGATGTGGTACAGGGAGGTGGTGCTCCGGTCCCGTTCCGCAATCCACTTCCGGGCGTCCGCTGGGGCATCGGTGGGAAAGAAAAGCGGAGCGGTCTCGGCCTGCCGAAACCGCTCGTTGAGGGCCTCCATCTCGGTTCGGGCAATCAGATCATCCTCGTGGACGACCGCGACGTATTCGACGCCGGCCGCCGCCACCTCTGGCATCCACTCCCGGACCAGCCACTCTATGCTAGAGCGTTGATGGGCCGTCACATTCCGTGCATCGACGATCAGTCCAGCCACCGCACGCGACCGAACAAACTCGAGAAGCTGGTTGGCGCCGTATCGAAACTCCTCCCCTGTGGGCTGTCCCGTCCAGCGAAACCGGACCGCGTTGATTTCAGCATCAACCTCCATTGAGTACAGGCGGGATGTGCCGTGGGGTGAAGGCATGGCCGATCGGGGTCAATCTGTTCAGATGCCAGTGTGGACGGCCTCTTCCGTTGGAGCAACGGGGCAGGGACGACAAAATGCGCCCCTCGCAGTGCCGACACAAAGGGGGCAGGCACAACGAAAATAGATTTGATATACTTCAACACTAGAGTTATCGGGCACGACGCGGGAGTTTTAAACTCGGTTTTCCGGGCATCGGGGGGAGAACGGAGGACAGCCCCGGTCCCGGCGGTGGACGTGAAAAACTCCGAAACAGACACATGACGTGGAGACCCTACCCCGCTGGGTCCCGTTACTGGACAGCGCCCGGCCTGCGGGGCCGGTCCGAACCCTGGCATCAGGGGGCGGAGGCACCGATGGTGTCCGCGTAGGGTCCTGCCTCACAGATTGATTTTTTGGTAGCGGCTCAACAAGTAGTGAGTCTTTCTGTTTGAACTGCGTCGCGTCTGGCCCACCAGCCTGGTCTATCCGATGATCAAAGAGACTTACGAGTGTAGAGAGTGTGGCTCCTCGAACATCGTCAAAAACGGACACAGCGCTAGCGGCTCTCAGCAGTATCACTGCAAGGACTGTGGAGCGCACAAGGTTCTCGATCCAGAGCCGCGAGGCTACTCCGAGGAGGAGAAAGAGAAAATCCTCCGTGCTTACCGCGAGCGCGGGTCAAAGCGGGCAATCAGCCGGATATTCGGCATCAGCCGCAATACATTGACCCGGTGGCTCAAAAAAAGGGACGAGAATCCGATTCAGTAGCCGAAGGGCTCCGGCCTGCTGAGGAAGGCGATGTCCTTGAACTCGATGAATGCTGGACGTATGTCCGAGAGCGGGCGAATAAACGGTGGCTGTGGGTTGCTCTGTGCCGGAGAACCCGGCAGGTCGTGGCATTTGTGATCGGAGACCGTTCGGCCAGAACCTGTGCTCGGCTCTGGAGCCGGATTCCGGAGGAATACCGTCAGGGCAGAAGCTTCAGCGACTTCTGGAAGTCCTATCGCCCAGTGTTTGCGGGCGACCCCAGCCACCGGCAGGTCGGAAAGTCCAGTGGTGAGATGGCCCACGTGGAAAGATTCTTCGGGCGACTGCGCCAGAAGCTGGCCCGGTATGTCCGCCGGACGCGAGCGGCCTCCGAGTCAGAACGGATGCTCCATCTGACGACGAAACTGTTCGTGGAGTGGTACAACGAAGCCATCACTTAACATCTATCCGCTACCGATTTTTTGTATGACCGACTCGCCTGTGTACTCCGCTCAAGACGCTCCCAACTCCGCCGAGGCGGAGGGGGCGACGTACCTCAAAACGTGCAGCCGGTGTGGGCAGCTGGTCCGGATGGCCCGGTCCGACGATGGGACCTGGCGTTCCCTGGAGCCGGCGGCAGAGGGCGCCTCGTCCCAGCACACCCACGAATGCGGGTCCGTCCCCAGGATCAGCCAGGACTGGAGCCTTCAGGACCTGAATCACCCACTCACCTGCCGGCTCGACTGCTGGTGGTGCGGGGAAGAAGTGTACCTGCACACCGACGGCAGCGGCCCCTTCACGCTCTTCGACAACCTGAGCTGGCCGTGGCCGACCCACGACTGCTGGCATCAGCAGCGTGACGAGCGAGACCGGGCTCTCTTGAAGCTCGAGAGCGATCTTCGGGCCGGTGGGTACCAGGGGCAGGGCCGCTTGGTCAACCTCGCGCCCTCCTCCATTCCGGACGCAATTCCCCCGAAGGGCCGCAAGAACCCGCCGGTGCTCCAGATTCGCCTCTCGAGTACGGATCACCAGATGGTGGACCGGGCCGTCCGGCAGATCACCCAGTTCGTATCCGACCGCCAGCCCCGGGCGCCGGTCGCGGTGCCCCTTCCGGTCGGCAAGAAAGCCGCCGCGGACGAGCGCCAGGGCAGGACAAACGGACCGCCGAGCCGCGACGAGTCCTTCAGCCAGCACATCCACCACCGCGCGATTGAGATGTGGACGGCGGGCCCCAAGCTGGTCGCTCAGCTCGGCCAGGTGCAGCTGCCGGAGGCCGTAGACGTCACCGTCCGGCAGGCCAAAAGTTGATCTGCGGGAAACGATCCCACCTCGCCTCAACACGCCCGGTCCGCAAAAAGTTACCGTGTGTGGACCTGGATGCCCGGCCCGGAAGAGGCACCCGGTACGTCTCCCGTTGCGCAGAGAAGGATGGACGCGCCTTGCGCCCAGTCCCCCGGTCAAGACCGAAAAAGAGGCCGGCCACGGGAAGAAGGAAGCACGCGCGCTTCAGAAGCCGCCTCGATCGAACGCCCCGATCAACCACCCCTGCTCGGCAATGGACGTTTTTCTCGATACAGAGACCACCGGCTCGGGGCCCCAGGATGCCGTGATCGAGCTTGGCGTCGTCGCGGCCCAGGGGGAGGTGCTGATTCACACCCTCGTGGCGCCCCTGGCGCCCGTGACCCGTGGCGCCCGGCGGGTGCACGGCATCACGGATGAGGAGCTGGCGGATGCCCCCCCGTTCCCGACGGTTGCCGACCGGCTGGACACGGTCCTGGCCGATGCCGAGTGTGTGTGGACCTTCGGGCCCACCTACGACAGGCGGATGCTCCTTCAGACCGCTGCCCTGGCCGAGTGCCCCGAGACCCACCGCCGGATTCAGGACAGCACGTGGCGGGATCTGCAGCCCGACGCCACCCGCGTCCTCGGGGACGCGGAGCGGGTCGCGCTCACTGACGCGGCGAAGCGCCTAGACGTATCAATTC is part of the Salinibacter ruber DSM 13855 genome and encodes:
- a CDS encoding STAS/SEC14 domain-containing protein, which translates into the protein MPSPHGTSRLYSMEVDAEINAVRFRWTGQPTGEEFRYGANQLLEFVRSRAVAGLIVDARNVTAHQRSSIEWLVREWMPEVAAAGVEYVAVVHEDDLIARTEMEALNERFRQAETAPLFFPTDAPADARKWIAERDRSTTSLYHIGQYLSSLQLFSFS
- a CDS encoding zinc-dependent alcohol dehydrogenase family protein, encoding MNALVYDDFDAPLTLRTVSRPTPTPRGVVLQVLACGVCRSDWHGWKGHDPMITPPNVPGHEVVGIVTAVGDRVEEWSGGERVTVPFVGGCGTCAQCRAGQHQVCPHQFQPGFSAPGAFAEYVGIDYADENLVRLPGSIDAVTGASLGCRFATAFRAVVDQGAVRSGEWVAVHGCGGVGLSAVMIAQAAGARVVAVDVADPALALADEVGASRTINADDTENVAAAVREATRGGAHLSLDALGSPDTCRNSVANLRTHGRHVQVGLLMGEHARTAIPFDRVVADELEVRGAHGLQAHRYPALFNMIETGRLHPRQLVRQTISLPEAADRLRQMGDFAGTGIAVIDDFGGGRTQAEV
- a CDS encoding zinc-dependent alcohol dehydrogenase family protein, with the protein product MRAAVFHEPGDIRVEDVPDPSIEAPTDAILRITRTAICGSDLWFYRGHRDYEAGWRTGHEPMGVVEDVGSEVRSLEPGDRVLAPFAISDGTCEFCRQGLHTSCVHGNVWAAEHDGAQGEAVRAPQADGTLVKIPERAEGDASLLRALFPLTDVMGTGHHAAVSAGVEAGSTCVVVGDGAVGLCAVLAAQRLGAERIIAMGHHEERLEKARGFGATDIVSSRGEEAVEEVREMTRGGARHVMECVGAASAIETAISVCRPGGTIGYVGVPFGAEDGGLDMFRLFRENITLQGGIAPVRAYIPELMDDVLDGTLDPSPVFDTTIGLEEVPDGYAAMDERESIKVMVEL
- a CDS encoding 3'-5' exonuclease, which encodes MDVFLDTETTGSGPQDAVIELGVVAAQGEVLIHTLVAPLAPVTRGARRVHGITDEELADAPPFPTVADRLDTVLADAECVWTFGPTYDRRMLLQTAALAECPETHRRIQDSTWRDLQPDATRVLGDAERVALTDAAKRLDVSIPTEGHHHRALYDAKLARRVWTSVRRPASG
- a CDS encoding IS1-like element ISSru3 family transposase (programmed frameshift); this translates as MIKETYECRECGSSNIVKNGHSASGSQQYHCKDCGAHKVLDPEPRGYSEEEKEKILRAYRERGSKRAISRIFGISRNTLTRWLKKGRESDSVAEGLRPAEEGDVLELDECWTYVRERANKRWLWVALCRRTRQVVAFVIGDRSARTCARLWSRIPEEYRQGRSFSDFWKSYRPVFAGDPSHRQVGKSSGEMAHVERFFGRLRQKLARYVRRTRAASESERMLHLTTKLFVEWYNEAIT
- a CDS encoding uS10/mL48 family ribosomal protein codes for the protein MTDSPVYSAQDAPNSAEAEGATYLKTCSRCGQLVRMARSDDGTWRSLEPAAEGASSQHTHECGSVPRISQDWSLQDLNHPLTCRLDCWWCGEEVYLHTDGSGPFTLFDNLSWPWPTHDCWHQQRDERDRALLKLESDLRAGGYQGQGRLVNLAPSSIPDAIPPKGRKNPPVLQIRLSSTDHQMVDRAVRQITQFVSDRQPRAPVAVPLPVGKKAAADERQGRTNGPPSRDESFSQHIHHRAIEMWTAGPKLVAQLGQVQLPEAVDVTVRQAKS